A window of Pan paniscus chromosome 10, NHGRI_mPanPan1-v2.0_pri, whole genome shotgun sequence contains these coding sequences:
- the LOC100976674 gene encoding protein SET-like has product MAWREAVPQPQPVALSSQFWLSAMSLTCICVDMPSCTCKLLHLPSKLLPCGYPLGPGTHKPAVWPSLGKRHLKKKPAQAVGTDSGTFGQGTTSGAFRVDENPYFESKVLSKEFHLNESGDLSSNSTEIKWKSGKDLMKRSSQMQKKASRKRQHEEPESFFTWFTDHSDAGADELGEVIRDDIWPKPLQYYLVPDMDDEEGEGTEDDDDDEDEEGLEDIDEEGGEDEGEEDEDDDEGKEGEEDEGKND; this is encoded by the exons ATGGCCTGGAGAGAAGCagttccccagccccagcccgtGGCCCTGTCTTCCCAGTTCTGGCTCTCTGCAATGAGCCTCACCTGCATTTGTGTGGATATGCCATCCTGCACATGCAAGCTCCTTCACCTCCCCAGCAAACTGCTGCCCTGTGGCTACCCCTTGGGTCCAGGGACACATAAACCAGCAGTGTGGCCCAGCCTGGGGAAGAGACATCTGAAGAAGAAGCCTGCACAAGCTGTAGGAACAGATTCAGGGACATTTGGGCAGGGA aCAACATCAGGTGCGTTCAGAGTGGATGAAAATCCTTACTTTGAAAGTAAAGTTCTCTCCAAAGAATTCCATCTGAATGAGAGTGGTGATCTATCTTCAAATTCCACCGAAATCAAATGGAAATCTGGAAAGGATTTGATGAAACGTTCAAGTCAAATGCAGAAGAAAGCCAGCAGAAAGAGGCAGCATGAAGAACCAGAGAGCTTCTTTACCTGGTTTACTGACCATTCTGATGCAGGGGCTGATGAGTTAGGAGAGGTCATCAGAGATGATATCTGGCCAAAACCATTACAGTACTACTTGGTTCCCGATATGGAtgatgaagaaggagaaggaacagaagatgatgatgatgatgaagatgaggaaGGATTAGAAGATATTGATGAAGAAGGGGGTGAGGATGAAggtgaagaagatgaagatgatgatgaagggaaggaaggagaggaggatgaaggaaaaaatgactaA